In one Dreissena polymorpha isolate Duluth1 chromosome 7, UMN_Dpol_1.0, whole genome shotgun sequence genomic region, the following are encoded:
- the LOC127839873 gene encoding uncharacterized protein LOC127839873 — protein sequence MPSFGDIKMVESLVDMGEGHFRVPRDANYFSCEMAQMRKGGRFFQAENHFYMRSKCHPDYAKTGSSSEVISLCEIRTENKLEIHVPVLDTITNVTYANKYCAQCNFVTDTDGTFPAKGSNLVYWDSGLQCTDANEVSSMLVASNQGFIKAILQTETCNVIFKPKPVYKVHTSACPGFEIDKSNATGNKTTYDPWLEKASGDYTSTFNTKFKNVFCFLCNKVYTFLIDSYFCRPLLGNGQNVFPEFSSLLAFTPDERKPPTSQPTGCSFEQVFDEHEEIYRDIFCRFPKRFNGGECVNAVDTLDGVSYKLYLKFTPQTPLSIGRLEEFVVLLENKITEMLQIWELYNAVYSFGILYNLTESIIAPSVLSTAQTLLHDKLTIFLSTMSTPLPSTAPQPSRMPGLVPTIRDNERTSTVAAPSESIEYFLVRIEMNLNHEHSYPEYIVTLLDKALEFDETSMVIASKSSRFNVTFNVEFVDFSISDYSNEFEIKMFDPVSGILLRKALTLFNPTSVKATTTSTVLTARFNCPLVVLNSTEINPIENNALRLKNGAIIDSKYVNYGKHRLTNETFEVCWEMYKTSVNGSKTRQNDRSTDRKPVTATGILSLACMIISVTCLLITLVTYFLFNELRTQPGINNMGLSISLIIAQVLFQFGKEQHANVPSWACELIGALVHFFWLLVIFWMNICCLHMFRAFTTMQASSFKQSYVWKTCVYTVYTFVGSLLFVAINITVTVVNTSNADVGYGEGKCYISMLEMVGYTFSLPVLLIILSNLAMFCIVIVKIKRNPTVQSSAKSKRNYLTIFAKLSTLTGLSWIFGFIYTYTGLPVFEYLFIILSNGQGVFIFISFVCSKRVYTLYKMKLCT from the exons AGATTTTTCCAAGCCGAGAACCACTTTTACATGCGTTCAAAGTGCCATCCGGACTATGCGAAAACCGGATCGAGCTCAGAAGTAATTTCTTTGTGTGAAATCAGGACCGAAAACAAGTTGGAGATACACGTCCCCGTCCTTGACACTATAACAAATGTCACCTACGCAAACAAATATTGTGCGCAATGTAATTTCGTGACTGACACAGATGGTACCTTCCCAGCCAAAGGTAGTAATTTAGTGTATTGGGATTCTGGTTTACAGTGCACAGACGCCAACGAAGTGTCCTCTATGTTGGTAGCGTCTAACCAAGGCTTTATAAAAGCGATCTTGCAGACAGAGACATGCAATGTTATATTCAAACCGAAACCAGTCTACAAAGTGCACACATCTGCATGCCCTGGTTTCGAAATCGACAAAAGTAATGCCACTGGTAACAAAACTACATATGACCCTTGGTTAGAAAAGGCAAGCGGAGATTACACGTCTacttttaacacaaaatttaaaaatgtgttttgttttctatgCAACAAGGTTTACACCTTCCTCATAGATTCATACTTTTGCCGTCCTCTATTAGGAAACGGACAGAACGTGTTTCCCGAGTTTTCCTCGTTGTTAGCGTTCACACCAGATGAAAGGAAACCGCCCACTTCCCAGCCGACCGGCTGCTCGTTTGAACAGGTTTTCGACGAACACGAG GAAATCTACCGAGACATATTCTGTCGCTTTCCAAAGCGATTCAATGGCGGCGAATGTGTGAACGCAGTGGACACGCTTGATGGGGTGTCATATAAATTATATCTAAAattcacaccccaaacaccattAAGTATTGGCCGTCTTGAAGAATTTGTGGTTTTGCTTGAAAACAAGATTACAGAAATGTTACAGATTTGGGAACTGTATAACGCTGTATACAGTTTTGGAATACTCTACAATTTAACTGAGAGCATTATCGCTCCATCTGTGTTATCAACTGCACAAACATTGCTACATGATAAACTTACAATATTCCTATCAACAATGTCTACGCCTCTACCCAGCACTGCTCCCCAACCAAGTCGTATGCCTGGTTTAGTACCAACTATTAGAGACAATGAAAGGACATCTACGGTAGCGGCACCGTCAGAATCAATCGAATATTTTCTTGTGAGGATAGAAATGAATTTAAATCATGAACATTCATACCCAGAGTACATCGTTACCTTATTGGACAAGGCACTTGAGTTTGACGAAACAAGCATGGTTATAGCATCTAAATCATCTCGTTTTAATGTTACATTCAATGTTGAATTCGTAGATTTCTCAATTTCAGACTACTCTAATGAATTTGAAATCAAGATGTTCGATCCAGTTTCTGGCATACTCTTGAGAAAAGCTTTAACTTTATTTAATCCTACATCAGTCAAAGCCACGACCACCAGTACTGTTCTCACTGCGAGATTCAATTGCCCACTCGTAGTTTTAAATTCAACTGAAATAAATCCCATTGAAAATAATGCATTGAGACTCAAAAACGGCGCAATAATTGATAGTAAATACGTTAATTACGGAAAACACAGGCTAACCAACGAAACGTTTGAAGTATGTTGGGAAATGTATAAAACATCTGTTAACGGTAGTAAGACTAGACAAAATGATCGTTCAACAGATCGCAAACCCGTGACTGCGACAGGCATACTGAGTCTTGCATGCATGATCATCTCGGTAACGTGTCTCTTGATTACCTTGGTAACCTATTTCTTGTTCAATGAACTACGCACACAGCCAGGAATTAACAACATGGGACTATCGATCAGTTTGATAATCGCTCAGGTTTTATTCCAGTTTGGTAAAGAACAACATGCCAATGTTCCTTCTTGGGCGTGTGAGTTAATCGGGGCGCTCGTGCATTTCTTCTGGCTCCTCGTAATCTTCTGGATGAATATCTGTTGTTTGCACATGTTCCGTGCGTTCACCACCATGCAAGCTAGTTCATTCAAACAAAGCTACGTTTGGAAAACATGCGTATACACTGTATACACCTTTGTCGGATCTCTGCTATTTGTAGCAATCAACATTACTGTGACCGTCGTCAATACAAGCAATGCCGATGTAGGTTATGGAGAGGGCAAGTGTTACATTTCTATGCTGGAAATGGTGGGATATACCTTTTCTCTCCCTGTTCTTCTTATAATTCTGTCGAATCTTGCCATGTTTTGCATAGTTATTGTCAAAATTAAAAGGAACCCCACTGTTCAAAGTTCAGCCAAATCAAAACGCAATTACTTGACAATATTTGCAAAGCTTTCCACGTTGACCGGCCTTTCTTGGATTTTTGGCTTCATCTACACATACACGGGGTTGccagtgtttgaatatttgtttatcattttatctAATGGGCAAGGTGTGTTCATATTCATTTCCTTTGTTTGCAGCAAGCGTGTGTATACCttatacaaaatgaaattatgTACCTAG